In Corynebacterium matruchotii, a single genomic region encodes these proteins:
- a CDS encoding HIT family protein, with product MSSIFSKIIRGEIPGRFVYRDDDIVAFLTIEPLAYGHTLVVPVQEVDRWTDLPPEVWAKLNAVAQRVGQAIIKVFDAPRAGYIIAGFDVPHTHIHVFPTSKMSDYDFSKVIGMNDTDPAKMDAAASALRAELAKTNPAESA from the coding sequence ATGTCTAGTATTTTCAGCAAGATCATTCGTGGTGAGATCCCCGGCCGGTTTGTGTACCGCGACGACGATATTGTGGCGTTTCTCACTATCGAACCGTTGGCTTATGGGCACACCCTGGTGGTGCCGGTGCAGGAGGTGGATAGGTGGACGGACCTGCCGCCGGAGGTGTGGGCGAAGCTCAATGCCGTGGCGCAGCGTGTCGGTCAGGCGATCATCAAGGTGTTTGATGCGCCACGGGCGGGGTATATCATCGCCGGGTTTGATGTGCCTCACACCCATATTCACGTGTTCCCCACCAGCAAGATGAGCGACTATGACTTCTCGAAGGTCATCGGCATGAATGACACCGACCCGGCGAAGATGGATGCGGCCGCCAGCGCGCTGCGCGCCGAGCTCGCCAAGACGAACCCCGCCGAGTCCGCCTAA
- the purD gene encoding phosphoribosylamine--glycine ligase, translating into MRILVLGSGAREHALVLSLFHDPAVDDIHVAPGNVGMKPLATLHSEVTRIDDPDTVVALARDIAADLVVIGPEIPLVAGVADALRSAGFLVFGPNKAAARIEGSKAFAKDVMAAAGVRTARSEQLTSELSDSEIESALDRFGPHYVVKDDGLAGGKGVVVTDDRTAARAHVDAVLAAGNPVLLESFLTGPEVSLFCLVDGETVVPLIPAQDHKRVGDGDQGPNTGGMGAYCPLPWLPADGVRRIVDEVCVPVAKELVRRGCAYSGLLYAGLAWGPDGPAVVEFNCRFGDPETQAVLALLKTPLGEVLHAVAAGTLADLPPLEWYDEYAVTVVLAAEGYPEHPHLGEVITGASDKSAVRHAGTAYNEAGELVSAGGRVLNVIGTGATLADARDAAYSVLSEITLPGGHYRSDIALPAVLGNISV; encoded by the coding sequence ATGCGCATTCTAGTACTTGGTTCGGGCGCCCGCGAACACGCCCTAGTGTTAAGCCTGTTTCACGATCCCGCCGTCGACGATATTCACGTTGCCCCCGGTAACGTCGGCATGAAACCACTGGCCACACTCCACAGCGAGGTCACCCGCATCGACGATCCGGACACCGTGGTGGCGTTGGCGCGCGACATTGCCGCTGACCTGGTGGTCATTGGCCCGGAAATTCCCCTGGTGGCGGGGGTTGCCGATGCGCTGCGATCCGCAGGGTTTCTGGTGTTCGGGCCCAATAAGGCAGCTGCCCGCATCGAGGGCTCCAAGGCATTCGCCAAGGATGTCATGGCCGCGGCCGGGGTGCGAACCGCCCGCAGCGAACAGCTGACCAGCGAGCTTTCCGACAGTGAGATCGAATCCGCCCTGGACCGCTTCGGCCCGCACTATGTGGTCAAGGACGATGGACTGGCCGGTGGCAAAGGAGTGGTGGTTACCGACGACCGCACCGCGGCCCGGGCACACGTGGATGCGGTCCTGGCGGCGGGCAACCCCGTGCTTTTGGAGTCATTCCTGACTGGCCCCGAAGTGTCCCTGTTTTGTTTAGTCGATGGGGAAACTGTGGTTCCCTTAATCCCCGCTCAGGATCACAAACGGGTAGGAGACGGCGACCAAGGCCCCAATACGGGTGGGATGGGGGCGTACTGCCCGCTGCCCTGGCTGCCGGCCGATGGGGTGCGCCGAATTGTGGACGAGGTGTGTGTGCCGGTGGCAAAAGAACTTGTGCGGCGGGGGTGCGCCTATTCCGGTCTGTTGTATGCCGGGTTGGCTTGGGGGCCGGACGGTCCCGCGGTGGTGGAATTCAACTGCCGCTTCGGCGACCCTGAAACCCAGGCGGTCTTGGCGCTGCTCAAAACCCCACTTGGCGAGGTCCTGCATGCCGTGGCGGCGGGGACACTGGCCGACCTGCCGCCACTGGAATGGTACGACGAGTATGCGGTCACCGTGGTGTTGGCCGCCGAAGGCTACCCAGAGCACCCCCATTTAGGTGAGGTGATTACGGGTGCGTCAGACAAGAGTGCGGTTCGGCATGCCGGAACCGCCTATAACGAGGCGGGGGAGCTGGTTTCTGCCGGCGGCCGGGTGCTCAACGTGATTGGCACGGGGGCAACGCTTGCCGACGCTCGGGATGCGGCGTACTCGGTCTTGTCCGAAATTACCCTCCCTGGTGGCCACTACCGAAGCGACATTGCCCTGCCGGCAGTCCTGGGTAATATTTCAGTCTAA
- a CDS encoding Ig-like domain-containing protein: MYKPVSMRRTATALVAGVAVFFSGLVATPAYAQNATDNANITITELKVTNDAQNGADETLTVWDNATFNAKWKAENGVKNGEKFTVKYPAEFQVYASQDFKLVDKNGTDGGDCKVVSDEQTIECTFNKEFEGRDNVEGTLTTQLQAKQTRDSRDVELEVNHKQTTTGAKLPGKGVGIGESHNRLPKDITKFGWYTIQGDEGYWVINMPGKDLAESNQETIHVEDELTGYGHQYKNCKVDFNEYAATDSGNDYSIDKQIADHDSQVKNLNCSGTKISFDLKRPAGGWKADSYYRASYKSQTADGNIAPAGEKTINKANVLGKEVTSTIQRDQYSSGTIQGVKRQSFEVKKTLTEQSPTSKVPTDTKFTIQAAYKANGKDETEKIEVGLDGTPVSGKKELPVGTEVTLSEIEMPNVDGVTWGEPKFTATDNGDAGNVTVAPDGKSAVVKIKDGGNVGVTVTNTISSVTPPPPTNGGGNGGGNGGGNGGGTGGGNSKGKSDSGSLKDSGSSGGLLGALLGGSSLLSGSSSDKSGENGSANGSSGGAAASQSGGAAASQSAGAGASGGAAASKSKDSSVAGSLGGADKSKENGSLGGALGGSDKSKSSESGSLATGSVSSLLNGSSNSGLGKWAFLLLLVPVLAGGLALLLGAIPGMASPFQALQQRPKDSNTQNKGPNKDNNTKGQGPKQDSDTKGKTPNDKALDQGGPNQGKNLGEK; the protein is encoded by the coding sequence ATGTACAAACCTGTATCTATGCGGAGGACAGCAACTGCATTGGTAGCTGGTGTTGCGGTCTTCTTTAGTGGTTTGGTAGCTACCCCGGCATACGCACAAAATGCCACCGACAACGCCAATATCACCATCACCGAACTCAAGGTCACGAACGACGCCCAGAATGGCGCCGACGAGACCCTGACCGTATGGGATAACGCCACCTTCAACGCCAAGTGGAAGGCAGAAAATGGGGTTAAGAACGGTGAGAAGTTCACCGTTAAGTACCCGGCAGAATTCCAGGTCTATGCATCACAAGACTTCAAGCTGGTGGACAAGAACGGCACCGACGGCGGTGACTGCAAGGTTGTCTCGGATGAGCAAACCATCGAATGTACCTTTAACAAGGAGTTCGAGGGCCGCGACAACGTTGAAGGCACCCTGACCACCCAGCTGCAGGCCAAGCAAACCCGCGATAGCCGCGACGTTGAGCTGGAGGTCAACCACAAGCAAACTACCACCGGCGCTAAGCTGCCCGGCAAGGGTGTCGGTATTGGTGAATCTCACAACCGTCTGCCCAAAGACATCACCAAGTTCGGGTGGTACACCATCCAGGGCGACGAGGGCTACTGGGTCATCAACATGCCCGGCAAGGACCTGGCCGAATCCAACCAGGAAACCATCCACGTTGAAGACGAGCTGACCGGCTATGGCCACCAGTACAAGAACTGCAAGGTCGACTTCAACGAGTATGCTGCTACTGACAGCGGCAACGACTACAGCATCGACAAGCAAATTGCCGACCACGATAGCCAGGTGAAGAACCTCAATTGCAGCGGCACCAAGATCAGCTTCGACCTGAAGCGTCCTGCTGGTGGCTGGAAGGCCGACAGCTACTACCGTGCTTCCTACAAGTCGCAGACCGCCGATGGCAATATCGCCCCGGCCGGGGAGAAGACCATCAACAAGGCAAACGTCCTGGGCAAGGAAGTCACTTCCACCATCCAGCGTGACCAGTACAGCTCCGGCACCATTCAGGGTGTGAAGCGTCAGTCCTTCGAGGTCAAGAAGACCCTGACCGAACAAAGCCCCACCAGCAAGGTGCCGACCGACACCAAGTTCACCATTCAGGCTGCCTATAAGGCCAACGGCAAGGACGAAACCGAAAAGATCGAGGTTGGCCTGGACGGCACCCCGGTTTCGGGCAAGAAGGAACTTCCAGTTGGGACCGAAGTGACCCTCTCCGAAATCGAAATGCCGAACGTGGACGGCGTGACCTGGGGTGAGCCCAAGTTCACCGCCACCGACAACGGTGATGCCGGCAACGTGACCGTTGCCCCCGACGGCAAGTCCGCAGTGGTCAAGATCAAGGACGGCGGCAACGTTGGCGTGACCGTGACCAACACCATTTCCTCGGTTACCCCACCTCCGCCCACCAATGGTGGCGGCAACGGCGGCGGTAATGGCGGTGGCAACGGTGGCGGTACCGGTGGCGGCAACAGCAAGGGCAAGTCCGACTCTGGTTCCCTGAAGGACTCCGGTTCCTCCGGCGGCCTGCTCGGCGCCCTCCTGGGCGGATCCTCGCTGCTCAGCGGCTCCTCCTCCGACAAGAGCGGTGAAAACGGCTCCGCTAACGGTTCCTCCGGTGGCGCAGCAGCATCCCAGAGCGGTGGCGCTGCAGCATCCCAGAGCGCTGGTGCTGGGGCAAGCGGTGGTGCCGCAGCCTCCAAGAGCAAGGACAGCTCCGTAGCCGGCTCCCTCGGCGGTGCTGACAAGAGCAAGGAGAATGGTTCCCTCGGCGGTGCCCTTGGTGGCTCCGACAAGAGCAAGAGCAGCGAAAGCGGCTCCCTCGCAACCGGCTCCGTGTCCTCCCTGCTGAACGGCTCCTCCAACTCCGGCCTGGGCAAGTGGGCTTTCCTCCTGCTGCTCGTGCCCGTGCTGGCCGGTGGCCTCGCCCTGCTGCTCGGCGCAATCCCGGGTATGGCTTCGCCGTTCCAGGCTCTGCAACAGCGCCCGAAGGACAGCAACACCCAAAACAAGGGTCCGAACAAGGACAATAACACCAAGGGTCAGGGTCCGAAGCAGGACAGCGACACCAAGGGTAAGACTCCTAACGACAAGGCCCTGGATCAGGGTGGCCCGAACCAAGGCAAGAACCTCGGCGAGAAGTAA